In Aquipuribacter hungaricus, a genomic segment contains:
- a CDS encoding helix-turn-helix domain-containing protein, protein MDRTADLAAAIGGRVRRERQARRWTLDQMASATGVSRRMLVSVEQGAANPSVGTLLRVAEALGVGLPALVEPPATGPVQVTRHGGGATLWTSEAGGRAVLVASTRAPGVVELWDWTLAAGDRYASRGHVPGTTELVHVLSGALTVEVDGAAHELAAGDAVAFPGDVDHAYAATGTGTGTPGAAGARFSLAVHEPVTGARSTAGARSAAGRG, encoded by the coding sequence GTGGACAGGACAGCGGACCTCGCCGCCGCGATCGGCGGGCGGGTGCGGCGCGAGCGGCAGGCGCGGCGGTGGACCCTCGACCAGATGGCCTCCGCCACCGGCGTGAGCAGGCGGATGCTCGTCTCCGTCGAGCAGGGCGCGGCCAACCCCAGCGTCGGCACCCTGCTGCGGGTGGCGGAGGCGCTCGGCGTCGGGCTGCCCGCCCTGGTCGAGCCGCCCGCGACCGGACCGGTGCAGGTGACCCGGCACGGCGGCGGCGCCACGCTGTGGACGAGCGAGGCCGGCGGACGGGCCGTGCTCGTGGCGAGCACCCGCGCGCCCGGCGTCGTCGAGCTGTGGGACTGGACGCTGGCGGCGGGCGACCGGTACGCCAGCCGGGGCCACGTCCCGGGCACCACCGAGCTCGTCCACGTGCTGTCCGGTGCCCTGACGGTGGAGGTCGACGGCGCGGCCCACGAGCTCGCCGCGGGGGACGCCGTCGCGTTCCCGGGCGACGTCGACCACGCCTACGCGGCCACCGGCACCGGCACCGGCACCCCAGGAGCCGCAGGGGCGCGGTTCAGCCTCGCGGTGCACGAGCCCGTGACCGGCGCACGCTCGACGGCCGGCGCACGCTCGGCGGCCGGCCGTGGCTGA